Below is a genomic region from Maledivibacter sp..
CATAAGCTTTCTATAGAAGCCTTCTTTCCCCCTATACTTCCTATATATAGCTTCATTGTCAGCTCTAAGTATGGTTTCCATAAATAATTTAGAATCTATATTAGACATCTCATCTATGAATGGATAATGGGTAGTAAGGGAAATACCGGGAATACCCAGCCTCTTAGAAACTTCCTTACCCCAATAGCAAAAAGCATCATGGATGATATAGTCCGGCTTTAAGGCTTCTATCTCATGGATTAACTCATCCATGATTATCCTACTTTTTTCTAAAAGATAGTCGGCAAACATCAAAAATGTATCTATACCATTTCCATCATAGGTTCCAAAGCCAAGTAACCCTCTATAGCTTTTAAATTTAGCTCCCGTTCCTTCTATCTTGTCACGGAACTGGTCGCTGCAATAGTATGTTACCACTTCACCCTTTTCTACAAGCTTTTTTACCAAGCCAATACTACAATTCACATGTCCATGTAAATCTACCCCAAAATATATGACCCTCGACATAACCAACATCCCAACCTTTTTTTATACATTATAAGCATCAAGCAAAAATACTATCTAGCTCATCCTGTGATAAATCAATAGTGTCAAAATCTGAAGAAGTAAAGTCTACTGTTTTCTTTCTGCAACAGTAAATTATTATGCCTTCTATATAATCCTTAAATGTATTCATAAAGCTATCGATATTTTCTTCTTGAAATTCATCCTGGCAATACTTTAATATTACATTTAGCTTTTTATCAATTACATAACAATTAATCTCCAATAGACAGGTTAAGTGATTCAATCTACAGCTATCATCACCTGATTGTTCATTCAATATCTCAATAATTTCTTTATCCAGATTTCCACTAAAATCCCCAAGATAATTGAATCTTATGTATCTCTTTTCTTCCTTAGTAAAAAATCCAGATAAATACTTTAATATACCAAAACCGATTCCGTTATTTGGAATCTTCCTCAACTCCTCCTTTACATGCTTTATATCCTCAGATAAATCCTTATCTTGAATATTTATCTTAAAGGGATATAAGCTTGTAAACCATCCAACGGTACTCGTTATGTCAATTTCCTTAAGTATGTCCTCTCTGCCATGACCTTCAAGCTCAATAACAATATCCTTACTCCTTGAAAATTGACTAATGGTTTTCAAAAGAGCAGTAATTAATAAATCCCTCGTATCGGTATTAAAGGCTTTATTAGCTCCTAACATTAACTTTTCTGTTATATCTTCACTAATTTCAATATCTATAGAACTACTATATCTAAAAGAAGTTTCATCCAAATCATAATCTGTAGGGAATTTAAATCCTCCTTCTACAACTGATTTCCAATATTCAAGCTCCCCATAGGCTTCATTTTCACTGTAATACTTAAGCATCTCAGCCCATTTTTGAAATGAATGGGTTTTTAAGGGAAGCTGTATATCCTCACCCCTAGCAATCTGCTTTAACATAGTATCTATGTCCTGCAATATGATTCTCCATGAAACTCCATCTATTACTAGATGATGTGCCGTCAACAATAGTCTTTTACCATTTTCACCTAGATTAAATAAACATGCTTTAATTAAAATACTATTTTCTAGATCAAAGCTTGCCTTTATCTGACCACCTATGCTTTGCATTTTGTTTGATTGTTCACAGATGGAAAACCCAGATAAATCATATTCCTTAACATTGTAGTGTTTAGATAGGTAATCATTATTATAGTATAGGACTTCGGTTTCTAGGCTATAGTTTATTCTCAATGAATCATGATGCTTTATTAGTTTATTAAGCATAGTTTCGAGACTTCTAACATCAATGTCCTCTTTTATTTTGAGTAGGATGCTTTGATTATAGTGTTCTGGCTTTACGAAGCTCTGTGATAAAAACCAAGCTACTATAGGTGTGGGCTTTATACTTCCCTTACAAGGCTCCTGACTAATGGCAATATCTTGGATTTGTCCAATATATAATGCCATATCTTCAATTATTGGATGGTCTAGTATGTCTTTAACCCTTAGCTTTAATCCTATTTGATTCATTTTTGATGAAATCTGTATAGCCTTTATGGAATCCCCACCAAGATGATAAAAATTATGCTTAAGTGATATCTCTTTAATCTTTAGAATTTCACAAATAATATTTACTAATTTCTCCTCACTTATATTTCCGTATGAAATATAATTTTGTTTCTCAACAGTCTCTGTTTGTGGTGGGGGTAATGATTCCCTATTTACCTTACCATTTGAAGTCAGTGGAATTTCATCCAGCTTAATAAAATATAGGGGTACCATGTAATCCGGTAAATATCTAGAAAGATAGTCCTTTAACTTATCTATTGAAATTTCAGTTTTTTGAACTATATATGCAATGAGATATTTGCCTAGTTCATTATCTTCATTGACTATAACAACGGCATCCTTAATCCCTTCATGGATTACTATATACTTTTCTATTTCCCCTAGTTCAATACGATAGCCCCGTATTTTAACCTGATTGTCTATTCTCCCAATATATTGGATTTCACCGTCACTTGAAAATCTTGCTAAATCACCGGTTCTATACATCCTCTTCCCATTGATAAAAGGATTATCTATAAACTTCCCATTGGTAAGCTTTGGCTTATTGAGATATCCCCTTGCAACGCCCTGCCCTGATATATATATTTCTCCTACAGCATTTTTAGGTAATGGATTAAGGTTTTTATCTAATATATATATCTGCACATTATCTGCGGGGATTCCTATAGGGACTGATTTATCATTATCCTTTTCAAAATCATATCCATGTATCATACAGCCTACCACTGCTTCTGTAGGCCCATATTCATTAAATATTTCAATATCTCCATTGAAGCTTTTATAAATACTTCCTGCAAGACTAACCTTTAAATCCTCTCCTCCAACAATAAACCTTTTTACCGAAGACCTTGTATTGTCCATATCCTTTAGCAGGGATAGATGGGAAGGAGTCAGTTTAATTACAGTTGCTTTATTATCTTTCATTATCCTATATAGCACATACTCATCCCCATCATCCCTGTATACTATGATCTCGTTACCACTTATCAATGGCGTGAAAATCGAGGTTATTGTAAGATCAAATGCTAAAGATGAATACAATGGAAAGACCTCTTTGTCCCTAACATACATTTTTACCGCCCAACAAATGTAATTAACTAGCCCTTGATGCTCTACCATTACACCCTTTGGCATACCTGTGGAGCCCGATGTATAGATTACATATGCTAAATCCTGTGGCTTACTGGGTCTATTTAGATTTGTCTTGTTCCCGCTATATATTGGGGAGTACCTAATATCTATAACTTCTCCCTTAAAATCAATATCCTTACTAAAGGAGAAATTGGTAAGCAAAATATCCACTCCACAATCTTCAAGAATATAATTGATCCTTTCTACTGGATAATTGGGATCAAGGGGTAGATATGCAGCCCCCGCTTTTAAAATCCCGAGTATCCCCACTACAGTCTCTATTGAGTGCTTTGTATATAGTCCTACAACAGACTCTCTTTCTATATTCCTTTGAATCAATACCCTGGCAAGTTGATTTGATTTTTCATTAAGCTCACTATAGGTTAGCCTAGTATCATTAAAGGAAATAGCTGTTTTATCTGGAGTTTTTTCTACCTGCTCTTCAAATAATTTATATATTATTTTATCCATGGGGTAATTTGATTTAGTAGAGTTAAATGTATATAGAAGCTTCCTCTTTTCAGCTTCTCGTATAATGCTTAGCCCACTTACCTTTTCCCCAGGATTTAGTATTGAATTTCTAATGATATGTATTATTTGATAATACATATTTTCTATTTGTGCCTTGGTATAGTCACCATACTTATAATCAAAATCCAGCATTATATTTCCTAAGTCAGACCATTCTCTTATAATCAATTGTAGAGAATAATTTTGTTTGCCATTATACAGCTCTATATTTTCTATAGGTAATCCATTTAATTGAGTATCAAGGCTAGTGTTATAGTAATTGACACAGATATTAAATAAATCGCCGTATCCTTTTTTCTTTAAATTCAGATCCTGTATTAAAAGATCATAGGGATACTTTTGATTGAAATAGCATTTTTTCAGCTTATAATTTACATCTGATATTATGTTTAACAAAGTAGATTTGTCATCTATATTGAATCTAAATGGCATTGTACTTGTAAACATACCAAAAATACTTCTTTCTTTTTTTCCACTTCTATTTAATACCGGTGTTCCTATTACAAGGTCATTATGCTGAGTAATCTTATATAGATATATTAAGAAAATAGAAATAAAAAATGTATTTAATGAGCATTTATGTTTATAAGCAAATTCCTTTATTTCCTTGGACATATTTATATCTAGATCAAAGGACCTTCTATTCCCCTCAATACCATTAGCACTATTACTTAAAGGACTTTGGGGCAGAGTGATAAACTCATTGTTCCAAAACTCCTTATTCTTAGTAAATCTCTTGGATTTTAAATACTCCTGTTCTCTTTGAATATATTCTATATATGAGGTATTGTATTTTTCATCAAGAATCTCTTTGTTTAAAAGCTTCATATATATATTGCATATCTCTTCAGTCATAATATTAATAGACCATCCGTCGGCAATAATATGATGAAATTTTACAAAATACCCACACTCTGCATCTGATATCTTAAATAGGGCAAAGTAAAATAATTCGTTTTTATATAATGAAAATGATTTTCCTATTTCCTTATCTATCCAAATATTAAAGTGTTTTTCACTTTCTTCATAGCAGCTAAAATCAAAAAAATCCAGCTTGTGATTTTTAAATTCATTGATATACTGCTTCACATCTCCATCATTTTCAATTAATTGCAGCCTAACCCCCTGATTCTTTTTAATAAAGATATTAATGGATTCTTCCAAGATATTAAAATCCACTATACCCTTTATCCTCACAACTCCACCAATATTATGCATAGATGTGTTGGGATGTATTTTTTCTATATACCATATTCTTTTTTGAGGATGAGTTAAATCATGGTATTCCATGTTATTTTGTAATAGCTTTGACTCATTCATATTGACACCTCGAATAAATAATCTCTATAGAACATATAGATGTTCCAGTTAAGCAGTTAATTTATACACATCAAAAATCCCTAAAAACATCGGATATTTTGAGATGTATAAATTAAGTTTAACTTTCGGAAATCTATACTTATAAATCTAGATTTCAACTTCTATGGCTTAAATGATATTTATTAATTCATCTACCTTTATTGTGGTTAAATCTACTGCCCTCATATCTAGTTGATTAAGCCTTGCTGCATAGCCCACTCCAAGCACCTTCATACCTCCATTTATTGCGGCTTTTACTCCAGCTTCTGCATCTTCAACGACTAAACAGTTTTGTGGCAAAACCTCTATTGCCCTAGCTGCCTTCATGAATACCTCTGGATCAGGCTTGCCTTTGGAAATATTATTACCATCTACTATGGCATCAAAGTATTTCTCTAATTGTATATTTTTTATTATTTTTGCTGCATTTTTACTTGATGAACCAATAGCAATTTTTATACCTTTTTCTTTTAAACCATTAAGTATAGTTATTACGCCGGGCAAAATATCCTTTGGAGTAATTTTATTTATAAATTCTTTATAATAATTATTCTTTATATCCGTCATCTCAAGCTTTTCATTTTGAGAGTATTCTTTATCTGCACTTTTTAATATTATTTCAAGGCTCTCCATTCTGCTGACGCCTCTCAAATGCTCATTAATTTTTCTATCAAAATATATGTCTCTTTCATCGGCCAGCCTTTTCCAAGCCTCAAAATGATAGTTATCAGTGGTTACTATTACTCCATCCAAATCAAATATGACTCCCTTTATCCTCATATATACTCACCCTTGAAGGACTCTCTTATATCAAAGGTTTCACCATTAACCCTTATTGTCATATGGGGGTTCTTTGCCTTTAATAACCTAACATTTATATTTTTTCTATCTATTTCAATCTTAAGTAAATTTCCTCTCCAATATAATTTAAAGGATAACTTCTTCCATTTTTCTGGCAGCCATGGATTAAAGGAAAGTATCCCCTTTTCATCTACTCCCATTCCTCCAAATCCACATATTACAGATTGCCAAGTTCCACCGGCAGAAGCGGCATGTATTCCTTCTCTGGTATTCCCTTGATTATCGGCTAAATCCACCATTACAGATCTTCTTAAATATTTATAGGCCATGGAATGGTCCTTTACTCTCAATCCCATAATCGAGTAAATACTAGGGCTAAGTGATGATCTGTGAAGAGTTCTTTTTTCATAATAATCATAGTTTATTTTTTTGATTTCATCGTTAAATTCTTCATCTAATAAAAACATGAGCATTAGTACATCGGCTTGTTTATTAATTTGTGTTAAACTCCTCTTTAAGCCCTTAGCACCTTCCGGACAAATAGGCATATCATTTTTATCATATTGAGTTATAATGAAATCCTTTAAATTAAAATAACCTTCAAATTGTTCTATTAATTTATCTTCTTTTCTAAAAGGAATATATATTTTCTCCTCTATTTTCTTCCATATGTTGAGTTCATCGTCGAATAGGGATATCCTTAAGCTTATCTCTTTATATACATTACAATAATCCTTTTTGATCCAATCAATTAATTCAAAGGCCTTTCTTATATTCCATCTGGCAAGATAATTTGTATATGTGTTGTTGTCAACTGCCTCATGCCATTCGTCTGGCCCAGTTACTGATTTTATTTCATATCTATCATATTCCTCATTATAATCGCATCGTGATACCCAGAATCTGGCGGTTTCTAGTATAATCTCAACACCATATTTAAGCATAAAATCTATATCATGAGTAATTTTGAAGTAATTATTTATACCATAGGCCACATCGGCAGTAATATGATGTTCATATTTTGCTACATAGCATCTATAGCATGTTCCGTCGGGATCGATTGTCCAATCTGGACATTGTTCATCGCCAGTATCCGCTGACTCCCAAGGATACTTCGCACCTTTGTATCCATTAAGCTTGGCATTTTCCCTTGCTTTATCAATTAAATTGTATCTATATTTTAAAAGAGTTCTTGCTGTATCTGGATTTGTGTATATAAAAAATGGAAGCATAAATAACTCGGTGTCCCAATACACATGACCTCCATACTCCTCCCCATGAAGGAGCTTTGCTCCTAAACTTACTCTATCATCCTTACCATTTGCGGTACTCATCAAATGAAAAATGTTGAACCTCAAAGCTTTATCTACCTCTTCGTCGCCTTCAATATTAACATCAGCTATATCCCACATTTTTTCATATATTTTTATATGTTCACTCAATTCTTTTTGGATTCCATCATTTATAAAAGCTTTTATTTCCCTTTCAACACATTCTTTTATTGAATCTCTGCTTACATCTCTTTCGGTAAAAACCGAAGCATATTTATTAATTTCTATGGTTTTATTTTGAACAACATCAAAATCTACAAATTCAAGGGCTAATTCCCCAAAGGCCGAAAATCTTTTGTTCTTTATAATGTTGTTGTTTTCATTTTTTTGATATACCCTTACACTTGATCCTGTTCCTATATGCAAGTCAAAATCCCTGGTAGCCGATTCTATGTAACACCCCTGGTCATTCATACTAGAGTTTTCAAGGGTATTTAAATGCTTGACTCTAAATCGTGGAAAATCTTTGAAATTCAAGACTGTCCCGTCAACTATGTTTTCCATTTCCATAACTCCACTATAGTTTAAAGGAGTCACATAAAGCTTTATTGCCGCCCTATGAACATTATTTCTACTTAAAAACCTATACCCCTCAATCAATGTCTCCCTACCAAAGGGATCGCGTAATTTGACTCTTTTAACAAGGATTCCTTTTTTCATATCCAGAACTCTTTTAAATTCCAATACCTCACATTCTTCAACGCTTAGCATATTTCTTTCAACATACAATCTTATTCCAAGCCAGTCAGGAGTATTTGCCAGCTCCCTCATAAATGCCTCGGATTTATCAAACACCCCTGCAATATATGTACATGGAAGACTTCTCTTTACACACTCTTCATGGGAACCCCTCGTACACATATATCCATTTGTAAGGGCAAAATTTGTTTCATATACTAGATTAAAATCGGAATTGTATTCTTCCTGCCATATCAACCATCTATCTTCACTTAATAAACTTCTTATATCCTCAGAAAATTGATTTTTCCCCATACTTTTTATTGAAATAGTAGACATATCATACATCTACTCCTTTCATAATTACTTTAATTTATTTAATCCCATTATTAACCCCTATAAAAAGTGTAGAAAAGGGGCTTGCTCAAAGTATAATCCCCTGAGCTTAGACCCCTTAATAAACTACTTACCTATCTTATTTACAACATTTTTTTGTAATTCTTTCATTGTAGGCTCTACATCTGCACCCTTTAATGTAATCCTTGCTTGAGCATCTACAACTAGGTCGTTAACCTCTGAGAAGTTCTCTGTAAAATTTAATCTTGGAATCTCTTTACCGGCTTCTGTAAATAACTTCCATATCCTTTGACCTTTAAAATACTCTACCTCCGCATCAAAAATAGGATCAGAATAGCTTGGTATATATGATGGATATAAACCATAATCAGAGAATCCCTTAATTATTGATTCCTTATCGGTCATAGCAAATTTAACAAATTCTACAGCCGCTTCTTTATTT
It encodes:
- a CDS encoding amino acid adenylation domain-containing protein, with amino-acid sequence MNESKLLQNNMEYHDLTHPQKRIWYIEKIHPNTSMHNIGGVVRIKGIVDFNILEESINIFIKKNQGVRLQLIENDGDVKQYINEFKNHKLDFFDFSCYEESEKHFNIWIDKEIGKSFSLYKNELFYFALFKISDAECGYFVKFHHIIADGWSINIMTEEICNIYMKLLNKEILDEKYNTSYIEYIQREQEYLKSKRFTKNKEFWNNEFITLPQSPLSNSANGIEGNRRSFDLDINMSKEIKEFAYKHKCSLNTFFISIFLIYLYKITQHNDLVIGTPVLNRSGKKERSIFGMFTSTMPFRFNIDDKSTLLNIISDVNYKLKKCYFNQKYPYDLLIQDLNLKKKGYGDLFNICVNYYNTSLDTQLNGLPIENIELYNGKQNYSLQLIIREWSDLGNIMLDFDYKYGDYTKAQIENMYYQIIHIIRNSILNPGEKVSGLSIIREAEKRKLLYTFNSTKSNYPMDKIIYKLFEEQVEKTPDKTAISFNDTRLTYSELNEKSNQLARVLIQRNIERESVVGLYTKHSIETVVGILGILKAGAAYLPLDPNYPVERINYILEDCGVDILLTNFSFSKDIDFKGEVIDIRYSPIYSGNKTNLNRPSKPQDLAYVIYTSGSTGMPKGVMVEHQGLVNYICWAVKMYVRDKEVFPLYSSLAFDLTITSIFTPLISGNEIIVYRDDGDEYVLYRIMKDNKATVIKLTPSHLSLLKDMDNTRSSVKRFIVGGEDLKVSLAGSIYKSFNGDIEIFNEYGPTEAVVGCMIHGYDFEKDNDKSVPIGIPADNVQIYILDKNLNPLPKNAVGEIYISGQGVARGYLNKPKLTNGKFIDNPFINGKRMYRTGDLARFSSDGEIQYIGRIDNQVKIRGYRIELGEIEKYIVIHEGIKDAVVIVNEDNELGKYLIAYIVQKTEISIDKLKDYLSRYLPDYMVPLYFIKLDEIPLTSNGKVNRESLPPPQTETVEKQNYISYGNISEEKLVNIICEILKIKEISLKHNFYHLGGDSIKAIQISSKMNQIGLKLRVKDILDHPIIEDMALYIGQIQDIAISQEPCKGSIKPTPIVAWFLSQSFVKPEHYNQSILLKIKEDIDVRSLETMLNKLIKHHDSLRINYSLETEVLYYNNDYLSKHYNVKEYDLSGFSICEQSNKMQSIGGQIKASFDLENSILIKACLFNLGENGKRLLLTAHHLVIDGVSWRIILQDIDTMLKQIARGEDIQLPLKTHSFQKWAEMLKYYSENEAYGELEYWKSVVEGGFKFPTDYDLDETSFRYSSSIDIEISEDITEKLMLGANKAFNTDTRDLLITALLKTISQFSRSKDIVIELEGHGREDILKEIDITSTVGWFTSLYPFKINIQDKDLSEDIKHVKEELRKIPNNGIGFGILKYLSGFFTKEEKRYIRFNYLGDFSGNLDKEIIEILNEQSGDDSCRLNHLTCLLEINCYVIDKKLNVILKYCQDEFQEENIDSFMNTFKDYIEGIIIYCCRKKTVDFTSSDFDTIDLSQDELDSIFA
- the pgmB gene encoding beta-phosphoglucomutase, coding for MRIKGVIFDLDGVIVTTDNYHFEAWKRLADERDIYFDRKINEHLRGVSRMESLEIILKSADKEYSQNEKLEMTDIKNNYYKEFINKITPKDILPGVITILNGLKEKGIKIAIGSSSKNAAKIIKNIQLEKYFDAIVDGNNISKGKPDPEVFMKAARAIEVLPQNCLVVEDAEAGVKAAINGGMKVLGVGYAARLNQLDMRAVDLTTIKVDELINII
- a CDS encoding glycoside hydrolase family 65 protein; amino-acid sequence: MSTISIKSMGKNQFSEDIRSLLSEDRWLIWQEEYNSDFNLVYETNFALTNGYMCTRGSHEECVKRSLPCTYIAGVFDKSEAFMRELANTPDWLGIRLYVERNMLSVEECEVLEFKRVLDMKKGILVKRVKLRDPFGRETLIEGYRFLSRNNVHRAAIKLYVTPLNYSGVMEMENIVDGTVLNFKDFPRFRVKHLNTLENSSMNDQGCYIESATRDFDLHIGTGSSVRVYQKNENNNIIKNKRFSAFGELALEFVDFDVVQNKTIEINKYASVFTERDVSRDSIKECVEREIKAFINDGIQKELSEHIKIYEKMWDIADVNIEGDEEVDKALRFNIFHLMSTANGKDDRVSLGAKLLHGEEYGGHVYWDTELFMLPFFIYTNPDTARTLLKYRYNLIDKARENAKLNGYKGAKYPWESADTGDEQCPDWTIDPDGTCYRCYVAKYEHHITADVAYGINNYFKITHDIDFMLKYGVEIILETARFWVSRCDYNEEYDRYEIKSVTGPDEWHEAVDNNTYTNYLARWNIRKAFELIDWIKKDYCNVYKEISLRISLFDDELNIWKKIEEKIYIPFRKEDKLIEQFEGYFNLKDFIITQYDKNDMPICPEGAKGLKRSLTQINKQADVLMLMFLLDEEFNDEIKKINYDYYEKRTLHRSSLSPSIYSIMGLRVKDHSMAYKYLRRSVMVDLADNQGNTREGIHAASAGGTWQSVICGFGGMGVDEKGILSFNPWLPEKWKKLSFKLYWRGNLLKIEIDRKNINVRLLKAKNPHMTIRVNGETFDIRESFKGEYI